In one Capricornis sumatraensis isolate serow.1 chromosome 1, serow.2, whole genome shotgun sequence genomic region, the following are encoded:
- the EIF4G1 gene encoding eukaryotic translation initiation factor 4 gamma 1 isoform X5 has translation MNQPPQIAPKRERKTIRIRDPNQGGKDITEEIMSGARTASTPTPPQTGGGLEPQANGETPQVAVVVRPDDRSQGAISGERPGLPGPEHSPSESQPSSPSPTPSPPPVLEPGSEPNLAVLSVPGDTMTTGMIQTSVEESTPTPPESGEPCCLSPEPTPLAEPILEVEVTLSKPVPESEFSSSPLQVPSPLASHKVEILPEPNGTVPSENLEPEVESSPELAPLPPPARPSESPMPIAPTAQPEELLNGAPSPPPVDLSPVSEPEEQAKEATVSVTPPTVLSATPAVPPPVASPAQEEDVEEEEEEEEEGEAEGEKGGEEPLPPESTPVPAQLSQNLEVAVATQVAVSVPKRRRKIKELNKKEAVGDLLDAFKEANPGAPEAENQPPVGSNPSPEPEGSSVALRSEEGEETWESKEDKIQNAENIQPGEQKYEYKSDQWKPLNLEEKKRYDREFLLGFQFIFASMQKPEGLPHISDVVLDKANKTPLRPLDPSRLQGINCGPDFTPSFANLGRPALSNRGPPRGGPGGELPRGPQAGLGPRRSQQGPRKEPRKIIATVSMTEDIKLNKAEKAWKPSSKRTAADKDRGEEDADGSKTQDLFRRVRSILNKLTPQMFQQLMKQVTQLAIDTEERLKGVIDLIFEKAISEPNFSVAYANMCRCLMALKVPTTEKPTVTVNFRKLLLNRCQKEFEKDKDDDEVFEKKQKEMDEAATAEERGRLKEELEEARDIARRRSLGNIKFIGELFKLKMLTEAIMHDCVVKLLKNHDEESLECLCRLLTTIGKDLDFEKAKPRMDQYFNQMEKIIKEKKTSSRIRFMLQDVLDLRKSNWVPRRGDQGPKTIDQIHKEAEMEEHREHIKVQQLMAKGSDKRRGGPPGPPISRGLPLVDDGGWNTVPISKGSRPIDTSRLTKITKPGSIDSNNQLFAPGGRLSWGKGSSGGSGAKPSDAASEAARPATSTLNRFSALQQAVPTESTDNRRVVQRSSLSRERGEKAGDRGDRLERSERGGDRGDRLDRARTPATKRSFSKEVEERSRERPSQPDGLRKAASLTEDRDRGREAVKREAALPPVSPPKAALSEEELEKKSRAIIEEYLHLNDMKEAVQCVQELASPSLLFIFVRHGIESTLERSAIAREHMGRLLHQLLCAGHLSTAQYYQGLYEILELAEDMEIDIPHVWLYLAELITPILQEGGVPMGELFREITKPLRPLGKAASLLLEILGLLCKSMGPKRVGTLWREAGLSWKEFLPEGQDVSAFVTAQKVEYTLGEESDAPGQRLLSFEELRRQLEKLLQEGSSNQRVFDWIEANLNEQQVTSNTLVRALMTTVCYSAIIFESSLRVDVAVLKARAKLLQKYLCDEQKELQALYALQALVVTLDQPPNLLGMFFDALYDEDVVKEDAFYSWESSKDPAEQQGKGVALKSVTTFFKWLREAEEEESDHN, from the exons ATGAACCAGCCACCCCAGATTGCTCCCAAGAGGGAGCGGAAGACG atacgAATTCGAGACCCAAACCAAGGAGGGAAGGATATCACGGAGGAGATCATGTCTGGGGCCCGCACTGCCTccacacccacccctccccag ACGGGAGGCGGTCTGGAGCCTCAGGCTAATGGGGAGACACCCCAGGTTGCTGTCGTTGTCCGGCCAG ATGACCGGTCGCAGGGAGCAATCAGTGGGGAGCGGCCAGGGCTGCCTGGCCCGGAGCACAGCCCTTCAGAATCCCAGCCTTCGTCACCTTCTCCGACCCCATCACCACCCCCAGTCTTGGAACCGGGGTCTGAGCCTAATCTCGCAGTCCTCTCTGTTCCTGGGGACACAATGACAACAGGGATGATACAGACCTCTGTAGAAGAATCAACCCCCACGCCCCCTGAAAGTGGGGAGCCATGTTGCCTCTCTCCAGAACCCACTCCCCTCGCTGAACCCATATTGGAAGTAGAAGTGACGCTGAGCAAACCAGTTCCAGAATCTGAGTTCTCTTCCAGTCCTCTCCAGGTTCCCAGCCCCTTGGCATCTCACAAGGTGGAAATTCTTCCTGAGCCTAATGGCACAGTCCCATCTGAGAATTTGGAACCAGAGGTGGAGTCAAGCCCAGAActtgcccctctccctcctccagctcGTCCCTCCGAATCCCCCATGCCTATTGCTCCAACTGCCCAACCTGAGGAGCTACTCAACGGAGCCCCTTCACCACCACCTGTGGACTTAAGCCCAGTCAGTGAACCAGAGGAACAGGCCAAGGAGGCTACAGTGTCAGTGACTCCCCCGACTGTCCTTTCTGCTACCCCAGCTGTGCCTCCTCCAGTGGCTTCCCCTGCTCAGGAGGAGGacgtggaggaggaggaagaagaggaagaggaaggagaagctgagggtgagaagggaggagaggaaccTCTCCCCCCTGAGAGCACCCCTGTCCCAGCCCAGCTATCCCAGAATTTGGAGGTGGCAGTAGCCACCCAAG TGGCAGTGTCTGTGCCAAAGAGGAGACGGAAAATTAAGGAGCTCAATAAGAAGGAAGCTGTAGGAGACCTTCTAGATGCCTTCAAGGAG GCGAACCCAGGGGCACCAGAGGCGGAAAACCAGCCTCCTGTAGGCAGCAATCCCAGCCCAGAGCCTGAGGGCAGCAGTGTGGCCCTGCGGtctgaggaaggagaggagacctGGGAGTCAAAGGAGGACAAGATTCAAAATGCAGAGAACATCCAGCCGGGGGAACAGAAGTATGAATATAAGTCAG ATCAGTGGAAGCCTCTAAACCTTGAGGAGAAAAAGCGTTATGACCGAGAGTTCCTGCTTGGCTTTCAGTTCATCTTTGCCAGTATGCAGAAGCCTGAGGGATTGCCCCACATCAGTGATGTGGTGTTGGATAAG GCCAATAAAACACCATTGCGACCGCTGGACCCCTCTAGACTTCAGGGCATAAATTGTGGCCCAGACTTCACTCCATCCTTTGCCAACCTTGGCCGACCAGCCCTTAGCAACCGTGGGCCCCCGAGGGGTGGGCCAGGTGGGGAGCTGCCCCGAGGGCCG CAGGCTGGCCTGGGACCCCGGCGATCTCAGCAGGGCCCCCGAAAGGAGCCACGCAAGATCATTGCCACAGTGTCAATGACCGAAGATATAAAGCTAAACAAGGCAGAAAAGGCCTGGAAACCCAGTAGCAAGCGGACAGCGGCTGATAAGGACCGAGGAGAAGAGGATGCTGATGGCAGCAAAACCCAG GACCTGTTCCGCAGGGTGCGCTCCATCTTGAATAAGCTGACACCCCAGATGTTCCAGCAGCTGATGAAGCAAGTGACGCAGCTAGCCATTGATACCGAGGAACGTCTCAAAGGGGTCATTGACCTCATCTTCGAGAAGGCCATTTCAGAACCCAACTTCTCCGTGGCCTATGCCAACATGTGCCGCTGCCTCATGGCG CTGAAAGTGCCCACTACAGAAAAGCCAACAGTGACTGTGAACTTCCGAAAACTGTTGTTAAATCGATGTCAGAAGGAGtttgaaaaagacaaagatgATGATGAGGTTTTTGAGAAGAAGCAAAAAGAGATGGATGAAGCTGCTACG GCAGAGGAACGGGGGCGCCTGAAAGAAGAGCTGGAAGAGGCTCGAGACATAGCCCGGCGGCGCTCGTTAGGCAATATCAAGTTTATCGGGGAGTTGTTCAAACTGAAGATGTTAACAGAGGCAATCATGCATGACTGTGTGGTTAAACTACTTAAGAACCATGATGAAGAGTCCCTTGAATGCCTTTGTCGTCTGCTCACCACCATTGGCAAAGACCTGGACTTTGAGAAGGCCAAG CCCCGGATGGATCAGTATTTCAACCAGATGGAAAAAATCATTAAGGAAAAGAAGACTTCATCCCGGATCCGCTTTATGCTGCAGGACGTGCTGGATCTGCGAAAG AGCAACTGGGTGCCACGCCGAGGGGACCAGGGTCCCAAGACAATTGACCAAATCCACAAGGAAGCTGAGATGGAGGAGCATCGGGAGCACATAAAAGTGCAGCAGCTAATGGCCAAGGGCAGCGACAAGCGTCGAGGTGGCCCTCCAGGCCCACCCATCA GCCGTGGCCTTCCACTTGTGGATGATGGTGGCTGGAACACAGTACCCATCAGCAAGGGCAGCCGCCCTATTGACACTTCTCGACTCACCAAGATCACGAAG CCTGGCTCCATTGATTCTAATAACCAGCTGTTTGCACCTGGAGGCCGATTGAGCTGGGGCAAGGGTAGCAGTGGAGGCTCAGGAGCCAAGCCCTCCGATGCAG catcagaaGCTGCTCGTCCAGCTACTAGTACCTTGAATCGCTTCTCAGCCCTTCAACAAGCAGTGCCAACAGAAAGCACAGATAACAGACGAGTGGTGCAGAG GAGTAGCTTGAGCCGGGAACGAGGTGAGAAAGCTGGGGACCGGGGAGACCGCCTAGAGCGGAGTGAACGGGGAGGTGACCGTGGTGACCGGCTTGATCGCGCCCGGACACCCGCCACCAAGCGGAGCTTCAGCAAGGAAGTGGAGGAACGGAGTAGAGAGCGGCCCTCTCAGCCTGATGGACTGCGCAAGGCAGCTAGCCTCACGGAGGATCGGGACCGCGGGCGGGAAGCTG TGAAGCGAGAAGCTGCCCTCCCCCCGGTGAGTCCCCCGAAGGCTGCGCTCTCTGAAGAGGAGCTGGAGAAGAAATCCAGGGCCATCATTGAGGAGTACCTCCATCTCAATGACATGAAG GAGGCAGTGCAGTGCGTGCAGGAGCTGGCCTCGCCCTCCCTGCTCTTTATCTTTGTACGGCATGGCATCGAGTCCACGCTGGAGCGCAGCGCCATCGCGCGGGAGCACATGGGCCGGCTGCTGCACCAGCTGCTCTGTGCCGGGCACCTCTCCACTGCTCAGTACTACCAAGG GCTATATGAAATTCTAGAGTTGGCTGAAGACATGGAAATTGACATCCCTCATGTGTGGCTCTACCTAGCAGAATTGATAACGCCCATTCTGCAGGAAGGTGGGGTGCCAATGGGGGAGCTGTTCAG GGAAATAACGAAACCTCTGAGACCCCTGGGCAAGGCTGCTTCCCTGTTGCTGGAGATCCTGGGGCTCCTGTGCAAAAGCATG GGTCCTAAAAGGGTGGGGACGCTGTGGCGAGAGGCTGGACTCAGCTGGAAGGAATTTCTGCCTGAAGGCCAGGATGTCAGTGCCTTTGTCACTGCGCAG AAGGTGGAGTACACCCTGGGAGAGGAGTCAGACGCACCGGGCCAGAGGTTGCTCTCCTTCGAGGAGCTGCGCAGGCAGCTGGAGAAGCTGCTGCAGGAGGGCAGCAGTAACCAGCGGGTGTTTGACTGGATAGAG GCCAACCTGAACGAGCAGCAGGTGACATCCAACACATTAGTTCGAGCCCTCATGACAACTGTCTGCTATTCTGCAATTATCT TTGAGTCTTCTCTCCGAGTGGATGTTGCAGTGCTGAAAGCACGAGCGAAACTGCTACAGAAATACCTATGTGACGAACAGAAGGAGCTGCAGGCGCTCTATGCCCTCCAGGCCCTTGTAGTGACCTTAGACCAGCCCCCTA ACCTGCTTGGGATGTTCTTCGACGCGCTGTATGACGAGGACGTGGTGAAGGAGGACGCCTTCTACAGCTGGGAGAGTAGCAAGGACCCTGCTGAGCAGCAGGGCAAGGGCGTAGCCCTAAAATCTGTCACGACTTTTTTCAAGTGGCTTCGTGAGGCGGAGGAGGAGGAGTCTGACCACAACTGA